The following are encoded in a window of Bacteroidota bacterium genomic DNA:
- a CDS encoding T9SS type A sorting domain-containing protein: MKKSIVIFFFLLTNFTLAQSGWFSLTNSSPADLFDIYFVNSTTGIVAGGTLTYGLILRTTNSGVSWDSIDVPANGNMFRDLEFTDANTGYAVGNGGVIIKTTNAGANWTALVSGTTQNLRCISFYPSGTGATGMASGFNGTILKTVNAGANWTVLNTGLTTETLYSIQYVDGNIAYAVGGTQSNVHTIIKTTNGGTNWLPQSAGLNNLLRGVFFQDVNTGYAVGDNGNIIKTTNGGSNWQILAGGVTNSLLRDIYFVNSATGYIAAGFAKIYKTTNSGVNWIQQNTTATQDLQSVYFQNSSTGYIVGNKGVILKTVNGGVGVRKVSSEVPQSFSLNQNYPNPFNPTTEITFNISQAGFVLLKIFDLKGKEISNLINEKIIPGSYSMNFNASGLSSGVYYYRLTVNEYSETKKMVLIK; encoded by the coding sequence ATGAAAAAAAGTATTGTAATTTTTTTCTTTCTGTTGACAAATTTTACATTGGCGCAATCGGGCTGGTTTAGTTTAACAAATTCTTCCCCTGCAGATTTATTTGATATTTACTTCGTCAATTCAACCACGGGTATTGTGGCCGGTGGAACACTTACTTATGGGTTAATCCTTCGCACTACAAATTCCGGTGTAAGTTGGGATTCCATTGATGTTCCGGCGAATGGCAATATGTTTAGAGATTTAGAATTTACAGATGCAAATACTGGATATGCTGTCGGCAATGGAGGAGTTATAATTAAAACTACAAATGCGGGAGCTAACTGGACAGCATTGGTTAGTGGAACAACTCAAAACTTGCGGTGTATTTCCTTTTATCCTTCCGGCACAGGTGCGACGGGAATGGCATCAGGATTTAACGGGACAATATTGAAAACAGTAAATGCCGGAGCAAACTGGACAGTTTTAAACACAGGTCTGACAACAGAAACTTTATACTCAATCCAATATGTTGACGGAAATATTGCCTATGCCGTGGGCGGTACTCAATCAAACGTGCATACGATAATTAAGACAACTAACGGTGGAACGAACTGGCTTCCTCAAAGCGCCGGTTTGAATAATCTTTTGAGAGGAGTATTTTTTCAAGATGTAAATACAGGTTACGCAGTAGGGGATAATGGAAATATTATTAAGACTACTAATGGCGGTTCTAACTGGCAAATACTTGCCGGCGGGGTAACGAATTCACTCTTAAGAGATATTTATTTTGTAAATTCAGCGACGGGATACATTGCAGCAGGATTCGCAAAGATTTATAAAACTACTAATTCAGGTGTAAACTGGATTCAGCAAAATACAACTGCAACACAGGATTTGCAAAGTGTTTACTTTCAAAACTCTTCAACAGGGTACATTGTCGGTAATAAAGGTGTAATATTAAAAACCGTTAATGGGGGAGTAGGAGTAAGAAAAGTATCAAGTGAAGTTCCTCAATCATTTTCATTAAATCAAAACTATCCAAATCCTTTCAATCCTACGACAGAAATAACATTTAATATATCTCAAGCCGGATTTGTTTTGTTAAAAATATTTGATTTAAAAGGAAAAGAAATATCTAACCTTATAAATGAAAAAATAATTCCGGGAAGTTATTCAATGAATTTTAATGCTTCAGGTTTATCAAGCGGAGTATATTACTACAGATTAACTGTGAATGAATATAGCGAAACTAAAAAAATGGTTTTGATAAAATAA